The Salinibaculum sp. SYNS191 genome has a window encoding:
- a CDS encoding carotenoid oxygenase family protein yields the protein MFVPAAGTPVTAYGPGFRSLTTEVHDHRPTVEGTVPDWLSGTLVRNGPGRFDVGDRRVSHWFDGLAMLRRYAFADGTVRYSNRFLRSGAYEDALDGRLTGQFGTDTRGWRRALSWLRSLGVPDPTDNANVHVARIDGEYVALTEAPRRVAFDPRTLETRGEFTFADDLTEHITAAHLVDDPHRGELVGFATQFGRTPQYHLYRLARDSREREVIASLDARGPAYVHDCSVTADHVVVVESPLVLSVLRALNPFSEGAMDMLDWQPDRGTRVLVVDRDTGEVVADPTLDPAFTFHHVNAYVDGDAVLVDLVEFPDGDIVDAMSMDELDGEGFPAVPDAHLKRYRVDPARNAVDRTRLYDGGMEMPRVARSVVGRRHRYAYGQATDRAGANGLVKVDCETGTAREWWERSVYVEEPVPVQHPDPDSEDDGVVLATALDVDREQTMLLVFDAATLDVRARAFLPHAEPFGFHGRFFPEV from the coding sequence ATGTTCGTCCCGGCCGCAGGGACTCCCGTGACCGCCTACGGCCCCGGCTTCCGCTCGCTGACGACCGAAGTCCACGACCACCGCCCGACGGTCGAGGGGACCGTCCCCGACTGGCTCTCCGGCACGCTGGTCCGCAACGGCCCCGGCCGCTTCGACGTCGGCGACCGCCGCGTCTCCCACTGGTTCGACGGACTGGCGATGCTGCGCCGCTACGCCTTCGCGGACGGGACGGTGCGGTACTCCAACCGCTTCCTCCGGTCCGGTGCCTACGAGGACGCGCTGGACGGTCGCCTGACCGGCCAGTTCGGCACCGACACGCGCGGGTGGCGGCGCGCCCTGTCCTGGCTGCGCTCGCTCGGCGTTCCCGACCCGACCGACAACGCGAACGTCCACGTCGCACGCATCGACGGCGAGTACGTCGCGCTCACCGAGGCCCCCCGCCGGGTCGCCTTCGACCCCCGGACGCTGGAGACCCGCGGCGAGTTCACCTTCGCCGACGACCTGACAGAGCACATCACCGCGGCCCACCTCGTCGACGACCCGCACCGCGGGGAACTCGTCGGCTTCGCCACCCAGTTCGGCCGGACGCCGCAGTACCACCTCTACCGCCTCGCCCGCGACAGTCGCGAGCGGGAGGTCATCGCCTCGCTCGACGCCCGTGGCCCGGCCTACGTCCACGACTGCAGCGTCACCGCCGACCACGTCGTCGTCGTGGAGTCGCCGCTCGTGCTCTCGGTGCTGCGGGCGCTGAACCCGTTCAGCGAGGGCGCGATGGACATGCTCGACTGGCAACCCGACCGCGGGACGCGCGTGCTCGTCGTCGACCGCGACACCGGCGAGGTGGTCGCGGACCCGACGCTCGACCCCGCGTTCACCTTCCACCACGTCAACGCATACGTCGACGGCGACGCGGTACTGGTGGACCTCGTCGAGTTCCCCGACGGCGACATCGTCGACGCGATGTCGATGGACGAACTCGACGGCGAGGGGTTCCCGGCGGTGCCCGACGCCCACCTGAAACGGTACCGCGTCGACCCCGCCCGGAACGCCGTCGACCGGACGCGGCTGTACGACGGCGGGATGGAGATGCCCCGCGTCGCTCGGTCAGTCGTCGGCCGGCGGCACCGCTACGCGTACGGCCAGGCGACCGACCGCGCGGGCGCGAACGGCCTGGTGAAGGTCGACTGCGAGACCGGCACCGCACGCGAGTGGTGGGAGCGGTCGGTCTACGTCGAGGAACCGGTCCCGGTGCAACACCCGGACCCCGACAGCGAGGACGACGGCGTCGTGCTGGCGACGGCGCTGGACGTCGACCGCGAACAGACGATGCTGCTGGTCTTCGACGCCGCCACCCTGGACGTTCGCGCACGGGCGTTCCTCCCTCACGCCGAACCCTTCGGGTTCCACGGCCGCTTCTTCCCGGAGGTCTGA
- a CDS encoding ArsA-related P-loop ATPase, translated as MCDHHDHDHEHSHGEHDHTHSHGDHEHAHPHSHDGDHDHDDHEHGDHGHSHEDGRGTDADAVGEESGVDTGGTLRVAVTGKGGVGKTTFSAAIADALAADPDREVVALDADPDMNLASALDVETPPAITEQEGLIEDRAGSGGGLVSLSPDVDDVFETHATGFGENGRLLTIGAPAGGNTGCMCPENSFVRSLVRSALDVDHLVMDMEAGVEHLGRGTADEVDVMLVVVEPSMASIETAKRVSDLADDLGVPAVQAVVNRTRGNAERVVNELDVPVVATMGEDDDVAEAALTGESPVAASPRLREVAARIVESVDAIEG; from the coding sequence ATGTGTGACCACCACGACCACGACCACGAGCACAGCCACGGGGAACACGACCACACCCACAGCCACGGCGACCACGAGCACGCCCACCCCCACAGCCACGACGGCGACCACGACCACGATGACCACGAACACGGCGACCACGGCCACAGCCACGAGGATGGTCGGGGCACCGACGCCGACGCAGTCGGCGAGGAGTCCGGCGTCGACACCGGCGGCACCCTCCGCGTCGCCGTCACCGGGAAGGGCGGCGTCGGCAAGACCACCTTCTCGGCGGCCATCGCCGACGCGCTGGCGGCGGACCCGGACCGCGAGGTCGTCGCGCTCGACGCCGACCCGGACATGAACCTCGCGTCCGCGCTCGACGTCGAGACGCCGCCGGCAATCACGGAACAGGAGGGGTTGATCGAGGACCGCGCGGGCAGCGGCGGCGGCCTCGTCAGCCTCTCGCCCGACGTCGACGACGTCTTCGAGACCCACGCGACCGGCTTCGGCGAGAACGGCCGCCTGCTCACCATCGGCGCGCCGGCCGGTGGAAACACCGGCTGCATGTGCCCGGAGAACAGCTTCGTCCGGTCGCTCGTCCGCTCGGCGCTGGACGTCGACCACCTCGTCATGGACATGGAGGCCGGCGTCGAGCACCTGGGGCGGGGCACCGCCGACGAGGTGGACGTCATGCTCGTCGTCGTGGAGCCGTCGATGGCCTCGATAGAGACCGCAAAGCGGGTGAGCGACCTCGCCGACGACCTGGGGGTTCCGGCGGTCCAGGCGGTCGTCAACCGCACGCGGGGCAACGCCGAGCGGGTCGTCAACGAACTCGACGTGCCCGTCGTCGCGACCATGGGCGAGGACGACGACGTCGCCGAGGCCGCGCTGACCGGCGAGTCGCCCGTCGCGGCCAGCCCCCGTCTCAGGGAGGTCGCGGCGCGCATCGTCGAGAGCGTCGACGCCATCGAGGGGTAG
- the cooS gene encoding anaerobic carbon-monoxide dehydrogenase catalytic subunit, giving the protein MSSQETPQDGEEYQLPEERLEESQPQCPFGKGGGCCRICYMGPCRVTDGPRGMDKGVCGATPGTVVARNLYREIAAGAASHADHAREVAEVLEAIGEGELSAYQVRDEEKLRSVAADLGLDPEGEVQTVAKRVAEAALADFQEGGDTLNWLDRMPDEQREFLDEQGIEPQPSADQEVARAMHRTTQGNDADPAHILQGGIEAGLADGYAGLTMGTDLQDVIFGTPQPVTTEANLGTLKEDHVNLAVHGHSPVLSEMVVKYADELEEAAKEAGAEGINLVGICCTGNELAEREEIPLAAHSTQAELAVTTGALDAMVADIQCIWPGIGDVMECHHTKLLTTTDYVQIPGAEHISFDPETAAEDAEEIVRRAIAAYEDRESRQSYEVEIPDEKTEAVVGVSDDFVLDVLSNADPENPARPVVEAMESGDLRGIVGIVGCPNPKLRTAEMTERLIEDLLAANVLPVVTGCIGHITAQAGYLDPGMTDELAGDGLAEVLHALGDAAGLDGPLPPVWHMGSCVDNSRIGNVVRALSEAADVPTRDLPVAASAPELIAEKAVSIGTWALALGLPLHTAPDLRIEHSETVSEIMTEDLEDITGGYLIQEENPEMAADELLAALDDRRADLFGEEAIDRHEREAAAPES; this is encoded by the coding sequence ATGTCCTCACAGGAGACTCCCCAGGACGGCGAGGAGTACCAGCTACCGGAGGAGCGACTGGAGGAGAGCCAGCCCCAGTGCCCGTTCGGCAAGGGTGGGGGCTGTTGCCGAATCTGTTATATGGGCCCCTGTCGTGTGACCGACGGCCCCCGGGGGATGGACAAGGGGGTCTGCGGGGCGACACCGGGGACCGTCGTGGCGCGCAATCTCTACCGGGAGATCGCCGCCGGTGCGGCCAGCCACGCCGACCACGCGCGTGAAGTCGCGGAAGTGCTGGAGGCCATCGGCGAGGGCGAACTCTCGGCCTACCAGGTCCGCGACGAGGAGAAGCTACGGAGCGTGGCCGCGGACCTCGGCCTGGACCCGGAGGGTGAGGTGCAGACGGTCGCAAAGCGGGTGGCCGAGGCCGCCCTCGCAGACTTCCAGGAGGGCGGCGACACGCTCAACTGGCTCGACCGGATGCCCGACGAGCAACGCGAGTTCCTCGACGAGCAGGGCATCGAACCCCAGCCCAGTGCCGACCAGGAGGTGGCGCGTGCGATGCACCGGACGACACAGGGCAACGACGCCGACCCGGCCCACATCCTCCAGGGCGGCATCGAAGCCGGACTGGCCGACGGCTACGCCGGGTTGACGATGGGCACGGACCTCCAGGACGTCATCTTCGGCACCCCACAGCCGGTGACCACCGAGGCGAACCTGGGGACGCTGAAGGAGGACCACGTCAACCTCGCCGTCCACGGCCACTCGCCCGTCCTCTCGGAGATGGTCGTCAAGTACGCCGACGAACTGGAGGAAGCGGCGAAGGAGGCCGGGGCCGAGGGCATCAACCTCGTCGGCATCTGCTGTACCGGCAACGAACTCGCCGAGCGCGAGGAGATTCCCCTCGCGGCCCACTCCACGCAGGCCGAACTCGCTGTGACCACGGGCGCGCTCGACGCGATGGTCGCGGACATCCAGTGCATCTGGCCGGGCATCGGCGACGTGATGGAGTGTCACCACACCAAACTGCTCACGACCACCGACTACGTCCAGATTCCCGGCGCGGAACACATCTCCTTCGACCCCGAGACCGCCGCCGAGGACGCCGAGGAAATCGTCCGGCGGGCCATCGCGGCCTACGAGGACCGCGAGAGTCGCCAGAGCTACGAGGTCGAGATTCCCGACGAGAAGACCGAAGCGGTCGTCGGCGTCTCCGACGACTTCGTGCTCGACGTGCTCTCGAACGCCGACCCCGAGAACCCCGCCCGGCCGGTCGTCGAGGCGATGGAGTCGGGCGACCTCCGGGGTATCGTCGGCATCGTCGGCTGTCCCAACCCCAAACTCCGGACCGCGGAGATGACCGAGCGGCTCATCGAGGACCTCCTCGCGGCGAACGTCCTCCCGGTCGTCACGGGCTGTATCGGCCACATCACCGCCCAGGCCGGCTACCTCGACCCCGGGATGACCGACGAACTCGCCGGCGACGGCCTGGCGGAAGTCCTGCACGCGCTCGGCGACGCGGCGGGGCTGGACGGCCCGCTCCCGCCGGTGTGGCACATGGGCTCGTGCGTCGACAACTCCCGCATCGGCAACGTCGTCCGTGCGCTGTCGGAGGCCGCGGACGTGCCGACGCGGGACCTGCCGGTCGCCGCCAGCGCACCGGAACTCATCGCCGAGAAGGCAGTCTCCATCGGCACCTGGGCGCTCGCGCTCGGCCTGCCGCTTCACACCGCGCCGGACCTCCGAATCGAACACAGCGAGACGGTCAGCGAGATTATGACCGAAGACCTGGAGGACATCACCGGCGGCTACCTCATCCAGGAGGAGAACCCGGAGATGGCGGCCGACGAACTGCTGGCGGCGCTGGACGACCGGCGGGCCGACCTGTTCGGCGAGGAAGCGATCGACCGCCACGAGCGCGAGGCTGCTGCGCCGGAGTCGTAG
- a CDS encoding cryptochrome/photolyase family protein: protein MRQPTVGDPPEYALGDDDVPWVLGTQLNERSGPLARAPAGSRVLMIEAHGFARRLPYHHHKLTLVFAAMRQFRDRLLETGYDVTYLQTETFGEGFEQFFADNPDATLVAMESPSHGSGERFADLVADAGGGLRLVENELFASTRAAFDEWADGRDAFRHEQFYRWMRRESGVLMADGEPVGGEWNYDDENRQVPPDDWEAPPVPEFDYDAVTAETAAWVSEAFDTWGSTEDFCWPVTRRQARDQLAHFVDRRLPEFGPYQDAMRADDWAMAHALLSPAVNLGLLHPLEVVEAVEAAYREREDVPLNSAEGVIRQVLGWREFVRHVYRHTMPALATANQLEADRDLPDLYWSGETDMHCLSETIDDVHARGYAHHIQRLMVLANFATLWGVEPAQLNEWFHATYVDAYHWVTTPNVVEMGQFGHGVFATKPYVSSANYVDRMSDYCGDCRYYKTKATGEGACPFNALYWDFLDRNEERLRRNHRMGLMYSHVDAKQESGEMAAIRERVADLRAMAAADEL, encoded by the coding sequence ATGCGACAGCCGACGGTCGGCGACCCGCCGGAGTACGCGCTGGGCGACGACGACGTCCCCTGGGTGCTGGGCACGCAGTTGAACGAGCGGTCCGGGCCGCTCGCCCGCGCGCCGGCGGGGAGCCGGGTGCTCATGATAGAGGCGCACGGCTTCGCCCGACGGCTCCCCTACCACCACCACAAACTGACGCTGGTCTTCGCCGCGATGCGGCAGTTCCGTGACCGCCTGCTGGAGACCGGCTACGACGTGACCTACCTCCAGACGGAGACGTTCGGCGAGGGCTTCGAGCAGTTCTTCGCCGACAATCCGGACGCGACGCTGGTGGCGATGGAATCACCGAGCCACGGGTCGGGCGAGCGGTTCGCGGACCTGGTCGCGGACGCCGGCGGTGGCCTGCGCCTCGTCGAAAACGAACTGTTCGCCAGCACGCGGGCGGCCTTCGACGAATGGGCCGACGGGCGCGATGCGTTCCGCCACGAGCAGTTCTACCGCTGGATGCGCCGCGAGTCGGGCGTCCTGATGGCAGACGGCGAGCCGGTCGGCGGCGAGTGGAACTACGACGACGAGAACCGCCAGGTCCCGCCGGACGACTGGGAAGCGCCGCCCGTCCCCGAGTTCGACTACGACGCGGTCACGGCGGAGACGGCGGCGTGGGTGTCCGAAGCGTTCGATACCTGGGGCAGCACCGAGGACTTCTGCTGGCCGGTGACGCGCCGGCAGGCCCGCGACCAGCTTGCCCACTTCGTCGACCGGCGGCTGCCGGAGTTCGGCCCATATCAGGACGCGATGCGGGCCGACGACTGGGCGATGGCCCACGCGCTCCTGAGTCCGGCGGTGAATCTCGGCCTGCTGCACCCGCTGGAGGTCGTCGAGGCCGTCGAGGCGGCCTACCGCGAGCGCGAGGACGTCCCGCTCAACTCCGCCGAGGGAGTCATCCGGCAGGTGCTGGGCTGGCGGGAGTTCGTCCGCCACGTCTACCGCCACACCATGCCAGCGCTGGCGACGGCCAACCAGCTGGAGGCCGACCGGGACCTCCCCGACCTGTACTGGAGTGGCGAGACCGATATGCACTGCCTGTCGGAGACGATAGACGACGTACACGCGCGCGGGTACGCCCACCACATCCAGCGGCTGATGGTGCTCGCCAACTTCGCGACGCTGTGGGGCGTCGAACCGGCGCAACTCAACGAGTGGTTCCACGCCACCTACGTCGACGCCTACCACTGGGTCACGACGCCGAACGTCGTGGAGATGGGCCAGTTCGGCCACGGCGTCTTCGCGACGAAGCCGTACGTCTCCTCGGCCAACTACGTCGACCGGATGTCCGACTACTGCGGGGACTGCCGGTATTACAAGACGAAGGCCACCGGCGAGGGTGCCTGCCCGTTCAACGCGCTGTACTGGGACTTCCTCGACCGCAACGAGGAGCGCCTGCGGCGCAACCACCGGATGGGGCTGATGTACAGCCACGTCGACGCCAAGCAGGAGTCGGGCGAGATGGCGGCGATACGCGAGCGGGTCGCAGACCTGCGTGCGATGGCGGCCGCCGACGAGCTATGA
- a CDS encoding YbjQ family protein produces MADITITTTDGLDGREVTEYLGVVSGEAVIGANVVSDIAAGIRDVVGGRSGSYEKKIETGRNEALKDIREEATELGADAVVGASFDYEEMAEGMLWVNVAGTAVRTR; encoded by the coding sequence ATGGCAGACATCACCATCACGACCACGGACGGTCTCGACGGCCGGGAGGTCACGGAGTACCTCGGCGTCGTCTCCGGCGAGGCGGTCATCGGCGCGAACGTCGTCAGCGACATCGCCGCCGGCATCCGCGACGTCGTCGGCGGGCGCAGCGGCTCCTACGAGAAGAAAATCGAGACGGGACGCAACGAGGCGCTGAAGGACATCCGCGAGGAGGCGACGGAACTCGGCGCGGACGCCGTCGTCGGCGCTTCCTTCGACTACGAGGAGATGGCCGAGGGGATGCTCTGGGTGAACGTCGCCGGCACCGCCGTCCGGACCCGATAG
- the katG gene encoding catalase/peroxidase HPI, which produces MNGSDHDWWPNQLKLDMLDQNAQQAEPLGEDFDYAEEFQKLDLEAVKEDIEDALTTSQEWWPADYGHYGPLIIRMAWHSAGTYRTTDGRGGASGGTQRFAPVNSWPDNANLDKARRLLWPVKQKYGRKLSWADLLVLSGNVAMESMGFETFGFAGGREDAWAPDEGVDWGPEEEMMADKRHDEEGNLQGDLAADHMGLIYVNPEGPGGEPDPEESAKYIRQSFDRMAMNDEETVALIAGGHTFGKVHGADSDDNLGPEPEAAPMEKQGLGWENEFGEGKGPDTITSGIEGPWTDAPTSWDMGFLDNLLNHEWEPEKGPGGAWQWTPVDDDLHESVPDAHIPDEMVDPMMLTTDIALKRDPDYREIVERFHENPEEFRETFAKAWYKLIHRDMGPPSRFLGPEVPDEEMLWQDPVPDADYGLIGEEAIADLKAEILESDLSVSELVKTAWASASTYRDSDKRGGANGARIRLEPQRNWEVNEPEQLETVLSTLEEIQAEFNDTRSDGTQVSLADLVVLGGAAAIEQAAADAGYDVEVPFEPGRTDASQEQTDVESFQALKPDADGFRNYASDDLDRRIEEALVDKAALLNLTPDEMTVLVGGMRALDANYQGSDLGVFTDQPETLTNDFFVNLLGMDTEWEPVSEERTVFEGYDRETGELKWKGSRADLIFGSHSRLRAIAEVYASDDGEEQFVHDFVDTWTKVMTLDRFDLE; this is translated from the coding sequence ATGAATGGGTCCGACCATGACTGGTGGCCGAATCAGCTGAAACTGGATATGCTCGACCAGAACGCACAGCAGGCCGAGCCGCTGGGTGAGGACTTCGACTACGCGGAGGAGTTCCAGAAGCTCGACCTGGAGGCCGTGAAGGAGGACATCGAGGACGCGTTGACGACGTCCCAGGAGTGGTGGCCGGCCGACTACGGACACTACGGGCCGCTCATCATCCGGATGGCGTGGCACAGCGCCGGTACGTACCGCACCACCGACGGCCGCGGCGGGGCCTCCGGCGGCACGCAGCGTTTCGCACCCGTCAACAGCTGGCCCGACAACGCGAACCTCGACAAGGCGCGTCGCCTGCTCTGGCCGGTCAAACAGAAGTACGGCCGCAAACTCTCGTGGGCCGACCTGCTGGTGCTTTCCGGCAACGTCGCGATGGAGTCGATGGGCTTCGAGACGTTCGGCTTCGCCGGCGGACGCGAGGACGCCTGGGCGCCCGACGAGGGTGTCGACTGGGGCCCGGAAGAGGAGATGATGGCGGACAAGCGCCACGACGAGGAGGGGAACCTCCAGGGCGACCTCGCCGCCGACCACATGGGCCTGATTTACGTGAACCCCGAAGGCCCCGGCGGTGAGCCGGACCCCGAGGAGTCGGCGAAGTACATCCGACAGTCGTTCGACCGGATGGCGATGAACGACGAGGAGACGGTCGCACTCATCGCCGGCGGACACACGTTCGGGAAGGTCCACGGTGCCGACTCCGACGACAACCTCGGCCCCGAACCCGAAGCAGCTCCCATGGAGAAGCAGGGGCTGGGCTGGGAGAACGAGTTCGGCGAGGGCAAGGGCCCCGACACGATTACCAGCGGCATCGAGGGCCCGTGGACGGACGCGCCGACCAGCTGGGACATGGGCTTTCTCGACAACCTGCTCAACCACGAGTGGGAGCCCGAGAAGGGCCCCGGCGGTGCCTGGCAGTGGACGCCGGTCGACGACGACCTCCACGAGAGCGTGCCGGACGCCCACATCCCCGACGAGATGGTCGACCCCATGATGCTGACGACGGATATCGCGCTCAAGCGGGACCCGGACTACCGGGAAATCGTCGAGCGCTTCCACGAGAATCCCGAGGAGTTCCGGGAGACCTTCGCGAAGGCGTGGTACAAGCTCATCCACCGCGACATGGGCCCGCCGTCCCGGTTCCTCGGCCCGGAGGTGCCCGACGAGGAGATGCTCTGGCAGGACCCCGTCCCCGACGCCGACTACGGCCTCATCGGGGAGGAGGCGATTGCCGACCTCAAAGCCGAGATTCTGGAGTCGGACCTCTCGGTCTCCGAACTCGTCAAGACCGCCTGGGCGTCGGCGTCGACGTACCGCGACAGCGACAAGCGCGGCGGGGCGAACGGTGCTCGCATCCGTCTCGAACCCCAGCGGAACTGGGAAGTGAACGAGCCCGAACAGCTGGAGACGGTGCTTTCGACCCTCGAAGAGATTCAGGCGGAGTTCAACGACACGCGCTCGGACGGGACGCAGGTTTCGCTCGCGGACCTCGTCGTGCTGGGCGGTGCTGCGGCCATCGAGCAGGCGGCGGCAGATGCCGGCTACGACGTCGAGGTGCCGTTCGAGCCCGGCCGGACCGACGCCTCCCAGGAGCAGACCGACGTCGAGTCGTTCCAGGCGCTCAAGCCGGACGCCGACGGGTTCCGGAACTACGCGAGTGACGACCTCGACCGCCGGATCGAGGAGGCCCTGGTGGACAAGGCGGCCCTGCTGAATCTGACGCCCGACGAGATGACGGTACTGGTCGGCGGCATGCGGGCGCTGGACGCCAACTACCAGGGGTCCGACCTCGGTGTCTTCACCGACCAGCCGGAGACGCTGACCAACGACTTCTTCGTGAACCTGCTCGGCATGGACACCGAGTGGGAACCGGTCTCGGAGGAGCGAACCGTCTTCGAGGGGTACGACCGCGAGACGGGCGAGCTGAAGTGGAAGGGGTCCCGCGCGGACCTCATCTTCGGGTCGCACTCCCGGCTCCGGGCCATCGCGGAAGTCTACGCCAGCGACGACGGCGAGGAGCAGTTCGTGCACGACTTCGTGGACACGTGGACCAAAGTGATGACCCTCGACCGCTTCGACCTGGAGTGA
- a CDS encoding 2Fe-2S iron-sulfur cluster-binding protein has protein sequence MVQLTSVGVITGVVFTSVAVLLHYSKGTEWKPAEDISQEVLERRAKSVPETDFPEPMNRSIGGGGAVGAVGAGEGGAELEEGEEEDAGFDPAAIPEDEIEVYDIEFAKEGTTIEVANNETLLDAGEDEGWDLPYACREGSCLSCAGHIADGDAHDYIRHANNDTLSDEEMDNGYCLTCTACPTDSFTLETSESP, from the coding sequence TTGGTCCAGCTGACATCGGTTGGCGTCATCACGGGCGTCGTGTTCACGTCTGTGGCCGTGCTCCTGCACTACTCGAAGGGAACCGAGTGGAAACCCGCCGAGGACATCTCTCAGGAAGTCCTCGAACGGCGCGCGAAATCCGTGCCGGAGACGGACTTCCCCGAGCCCATGAACCGCTCCATCGGCGGCGGCGGTGCCGTCGGCGCCGTCGGTGCCGGCGAGGGCGGCGCGGAACTCGAAGAGGGCGAGGAAGAGGATGCGGGCTTCGACCCCGCCGCCATCCCGGAGGACGAAATCGAGGTCTACGACATCGAGTTCGCCAAGGAGGGCACGACCATCGAGGTGGCGAACAACGAGACGCTGCTCGACGCCGGCGAGGACGAGGGCTGGGACCTGCCCTACGCCTGCCGCGAGGGCTCGTGTCTCTCCTGTGCCGGCCACATCGCGGACGGCGACGCCCACGACTACATCCGCCACGCCAACAACGACACCCTCAGCGACGAGGAGATGGACAACGGGTACTGCCTGACCTGCACGGCCTGTCCCACGGACAGTTTCACGCTGGAGACCAGCGAGTCGCCGTAG
- a CDS encoding glycosyltransferase family 2 protein — MVPEQLQRLMPAVRGWAGRTGFALLAAGVLLFGYEAGFVLMEVRLDLFVAVLAIGLLQAEFAVLSFAAFILSSAAVFAGWSARSCRYDPLHDAGTVTAIVPVYRDAAVLDRSVRSLRNSNYQDLDILVVCEPDDAPTIERAKELASLDGVDYLINTEKPGSKAGAINYAVSRTDGEYVAIHDADELVHEGFLSLAVAKLQDADVVQGRTVPEPDGFMESLAYYESVLLSYVSRRILYVFTDFKMAASRAVVMRREALESVGGYDEEMLTEDFFFAYQCYRNRLDVRELLDAPSRIDAAHNITDWWGQRKRWMTGYAQVLHRLIATIRPVTDYRNLFSVAIGASTVVGSLLMLTILSKFAVLVVAGSGALFVAPMAAITGVTLAIHWHDYRRGLVSAPTYVWLLVPLLLPIYSLSAIKAVFEYVFSWSGEWYRVSKKA; from the coding sequence ATGGTCCCCGAACAATTACAGCGGTTGATGCCAGCGGTACGTGGCTGGGCCGGTCGGACCGGCTTCGCCCTCCTGGCGGCGGGTGTCCTCCTGTTCGGCTACGAGGCCGGATTCGTCCTGATGGAAGTCAGGCTGGACCTCTTCGTCGCTGTCCTCGCTATCGGCCTCCTGCAGGCGGAGTTCGCGGTGCTCTCGTTCGCCGCGTTCATCCTCTCGTCGGCGGCCGTCTTCGCGGGCTGGTCCGCCCGTTCGTGCCGGTACGACCCCCTCCACGACGCCGGCACGGTCACCGCCATCGTCCCCGTGTACCGCGACGCAGCAGTGCTCGACCGGAGCGTCCGGAGCCTCCGGAATTCGAACTACCAGGACCTCGACATCCTCGTCGTCTGCGAACCTGACGACGCGCCGACAATCGAGCGGGCGAAGGAACTCGCCTCGCTCGACGGTGTCGACTACCTGATAAACACCGAAAAGCCCGGCTCGAAGGCCGGTGCCATCAACTACGCCGTCTCCCGGACCGACGGCGAGTACGTCGCCATCCACGACGCCGACGAACTCGTCCACGAGGGATTCCTCTCGCTCGCGGTCGCGAAACTCCAGGACGCCGACGTGGTCCAGGGGCGGACCGTCCCCGAACCCGACGGCTTCATGGAGTCGCTCGCCTACTACGAGTCGGTCCTGCTGAGCTACGTCTCGCGGCGAATCCTCTACGTCTTCACGGACTTCAAGATGGCCGCCTCCCGCGCCGTCGTCATGCGCCGCGAGGCGCTGGAGTCCGTCGGCGGCTACGACGAGGAGATGCTCACCGAGGACTTCTTCTTCGCCTACCAGTGCTACCGGAACCGCCTGGACGTGCGCGAACTGCTCGACGCCCCCTCCCGCATCGACGCCGCCCACAACATCACGGACTGGTGGGGCCAGCGCAAGCGCTGGATGACCGGCTACGCGCAGGTCCTCCACCGCCTCATCGCCACCATCCGCCCGGTGACCGACTACCGGAACCTCTTCTCGGTCGCCATCGGCGCGAGCACCGTCGTCGGGAGCCTGCTCATGCTGACCATCCTCTCGAAGTTCGCGGTGCTGGTCGTCGCCGGCTCCGGTGCCCTGTTCGTCGCGCCGATGGCGGCAATCACCGGCGTGACGCTGGCCATCCACTGGCACGACTACCGGCGCGGACTCGTCAGCGCCCCCACGTACGTCTGGCTGCTGGTGCCGCTTCTGTTGCCCATCTACAGCCTGTCGGCCATCAAGGCCGTCTTCGAGTACGTGTTCTCCTGGAGCGGCGAGTGGTACCGGGTCTCCAAGAAGGCCTAG